A single Prevotella sp. E15-22 DNA region contains:
- the ligA gene encoding NAD-dependent DNA ligase LigA, producing MDEKLRIEQLRKELHEHNYRYYVLNQPTIGDQDFDLMMKELQDLEAKHPELYDANSPSQRVGSDLQSGFQQVTHRYPMLSLANTYSEADVRDWYESVKKGLAGEDFEVCCEMKYDGLSISLTYEKGRLTQAVTRGDGVHGDDVTANVKTIHSIPLILPGTGYPDEFEIRGEILMPWSSFERLNKERETAEEPLFANPRNAASGTLKSLDSRVVAQRQLDAYLYYLLGEQLPADGHYENLEAAASWGFKISQGMRKVRTVDEVMDFINYWDKERKNLPVATDGIVLKVNSLNQQRSLGYTAKSPRWAIAYKFKAEREATRLLEVTYQVGRTGAVTPVANMEPVQLAGTTVKRATLNNEDFIRSFDLHIGDMVYVEKGGEIIPKIVGVNIDERPIIAQQVQFIKKCPECGAPLVRYEGEAAWYCPNDAGCPPQIKGRIEHFIARKAMNIDSLGPETVDEYYRRGLIKNVADLYDIDVQQINGDGSRTKSAQRIVNGIQKSKEVPFERVVFALGIRFVGETTARLLARHFKTMDALMGAGLEELQEVEGVGEVMAKSIISYFHNEENLRIVNRLCNYGVQMQLSESQMMPASEKLAGQSIVISGVFQHHSRDEYKLLIEQNGGKNVGSISSKTSFILAGENMGPSKLEKAQKLGIRIMNEDDFLDLIK from the coding sequence ATGGACGAGAAATTAAGAATAGAGCAACTCAGAAAGGAACTTCACGAGCATAATTATCGTTATTATGTATTGAACCAACCTACCATTGGCGATCAGGACTTCGACTTAATGATGAAAGAGCTTCAGGATCTGGAGGCAAAACATCCGGAGCTCTACGATGCAAACTCACCTTCGCAGCGTGTGGGCAGCGACTTGCAGTCTGGTTTCCAGCAGGTGACTCACCGTTATCCCATGCTCTCGTTGGCCAACACTTACAGCGAGGCTGACGTGCGCGACTGGTACGAGAGTGTAAAAAAAGGCTTGGCAGGCGAGGATTTCGAAGTATGCTGCGAGATGAAGTACGATGGACTAAGTATCTCACTGACCTACGAAAAAGGCCGTTTAACACAGGCTGTGACACGCGGCGATGGTGTGCATGGAGACGATGTGACTGCCAACGTGAAGACAATCCACTCTATTCCCTTGATTCTTCCTGGAACTGGCTATCCTGATGAATTCGAGATTCGCGGTGAGATACTGATGCCCTGGAGTAGTTTTGAGCGGCTTAACAAAGAACGCGAGACTGCCGAGGAGCCTCTGTTTGCCAACCCAAGGAACGCAGCCAGCGGCACCTTAAAGAGTTTGGACTCGAGAGTGGTGGCTCAGCGCCAGTTGGATGCTTATCTGTACTATTTACTGGGCGAGCAATTACCTGCCGATGGACATTACGAAAACCTGGAGGCAGCAGCGTCGTGGGGCTTCAAAATTTCGCAAGGCATGCGCAAAGTTCGCACCGTGGACGAGGTGATGGACTTTATTAATTATTGGGACAAAGAACGTAAAAACCTACCCGTTGCAACAGACGGTATAGTTCTGAAGGTCAACTCTTTAAATCAACAACGTTCATTAGGATATACAGCAAAGAGTCCCCGTTGGGCCATCGCCTACAAGTTTAAAGCAGAGCGCGAGGCTACGCGTTTACTGGAGGTGACCTATCAAGTAGGGCGAACAGGTGCGGTGACGCCTGTGGCCAACATGGAACCCGTGCAGTTAGCAGGTACCACAGTGAAGCGTGCAACATTGAACAACGAAGACTTTATCCGTAGTTTCGACCTGCATATTGGCGACATGGTGTACGTGGAAAAGGGTGGCGAGATTATTCCGAAAATTGTCGGGGTGAACATCGATGAGCGTCCTATCATCGCCCAGCAGGTACAGTTCATCAAGAAGTGCCCTGAGTGCGGTGCTCCATTGGTACGTTACGAGGGAGAAGCTGCCTGGTATTGCCCCAACGATGCTGGATGTCCACCACAAATCAAAGGAAGGATAGAACACTTCATTGCTCGCAAGGCTATGAATATTGATTCGTTAGGACCAGAGACGGTGGATGAATATTATCGTCGAGGACTGATTAAGAACGTAGCCGACCTGTATGATATTGATGTACAACAAATTAACGGTGATGGAAGTCGTACAAAATCCGCACAACGCATTGTCAATGGCATACAGAAGTCAAAGGAAGTGCCTTTCGAAAGGGTGGTCTTTGCATTAGGTATCAGATTTGTAGGCGAAACGACGGCACGCTTGTTAGCTCGTCATTTCAAGACGATGGATGCGTTAATGGGGGCCGGACTGGAAGAACTTCAGGAGGTGGAAGGTGTTGGCGAGGTGATGGCCAAGAGCATCATCAGCTATTTTCACAATGAAGAGAATTTACGCATCGTTAACCGTCTGTGCAACTATGGTGTTCAGATGCAGTTGTCCGAAAGTCAGATGATGCCCGCAAGTGAGAAACTGGCGGGGCAAAGCATCGTAATCAGCGGTGTTTTCCAGCATCACAGTCGCGATGAATACAAATTGCTTATTGAACAGAATGGCGGAAAGAACGTTGGTTCCATCAGCAGCAAAACGTCATTTATTTTGGCAGGAGAAAACATGGGACCATCAAAACTTGAAAAGGCCCAAAAACTAGGAATACGAATCATGAACGAGGACGATTTTCTCGACTTAATCAAATGA
- a CDS encoding patatin family protein translates to MKCGLVLEGGAFRGLFTSGIIDVMMAHDVWPDGLIGVSAGAAFGCNYKSRQLGRAIRYNKAYARDSRYSGVRSFLTTGNYFNAQFAYHTMPRELDVFDNEAFNANPMQFYAVCTDVESGKAVYKHLEKADDTTYDWIRASASMPLVSRIIELEGYKLLDGGVSDSIPLEYFESLGYDRNVVVLTQPDGYQKEHNKLMPLLRLSLRKYPKMIEALDKRHLMYNRQLDYVKKAEQEGRCLVIRPNGPIPIGHVSHDPAKMQHAYDMGRQEGERRIADIIRFYKEQ, encoded by the coding sequence ATGAAGTGCGGACTGGTATTAGAAGGCGGCGCCTTTCGAGGGCTATTCACCTCAGGCATCATCGATGTGATGATGGCGCATGACGTGTGGCCAGACGGACTCATCGGTGTATCGGCAGGTGCTGCTTTCGGTTGTAATTACAAGAGCAGACAGCTTGGCCGTGCCATTCGCTATAATAAAGCCTATGCCCGCGATTCGCGCTACAGTGGTGTTCGCTCATTCCTTACTACAGGCAATTATTTTAACGCCCAGTTTGCCTATCACACAATGCCCCGCGAACTGGATGTTTTCGATAACGAGGCTTTTAATGCCAACCCTATGCAGTTTTATGCGGTGTGCACCGATGTTGAGTCGGGAAAAGCCGTGTACAAACACTTGGAGAAAGCCGACGACACAACCTACGACTGGATTCGTGCGTCGGCATCAATGCCCCTTGTTTCGCGCATCATCGAACTTGAAGGCTACAAATTGCTCGATGGCGGAGTATCTGACTCTATTCCCTTGGAGTATTTCGAGAGTCTGGGATACGACAGGAACGTCGTTGTGTTGACCCAGCCCGATGGCTATCAGAAGGAGCACAACAAGTTGATGCCCCTACTCCGTTTATCGCTGAGGAAATACCCTAAGATGATTGAGGCCCTCGACAAGCGCCATCTGATGTATAATCGCCAGTTGGACTATGTTAAGAAAGCCGAGCAGGAAGGCCGTTGCCTTGTGATTCGTCCCAATGGCCCAATCCCCATAGGCCATGTGAGTCATGACCCCGCAAAAATGCAACACGCCTACGACATGGGGCGTCAGGAAGGCGAGCGTCGCATTGCCGACATCATCCGTTTTTACAAAGAACAGTAA